One part of the Sorangiineae bacterium MSr11954 genome encodes these proteins:
- the acs gene encoding acetate--CoA ligase, protein MTHASGGSDGIESRLKEERKFVPSAEFCDHARVRSHAEYLSLYQQSLESPEEFWREQTCDLVFRTPPTSFLEWKLPKAKFFGGATLNITESCLDRHLTTANRTRAAIVWEGEPGDTRTITYFELHREVVRLAAGLASLGVGAGDRVAIYMGMVPETAVAMLACARLGATHSVIFGGFSSDALRDRINDCGAKLLLTQDGAWRRGSVVPLKSMADTAIAQTPSIEKVVVLRRIGEGQAPVTLEEGRDIWWHDLMAEGAAGITAEHRKLAASPPAFDAEHPLFVLYTSGSTGKPKGVLHTTAGYLAGVHVTSKYVFDLRDGDLYWCTADVGWVTGHSYAVYGPLSCGASCFMYEGAPNFPDPGRFWQLIERHGVTILYTAPTAIRAFIRWGDEWPNKHNLSSLRLLGSVGEPINPEAWTWYHRVVGGNRCPIVDTWWQTETGSIMLTTLPGACYSKPGSTGLPFFGVDIAVVKDRGEPCGANEGGKLVIRRPWPSMARTLYNDDERYFSAYWKQLEGVYFTGDGARKDQDGYFWVVGRIDDVLNVAGHRIGTAEIESALVSHPQVAEAAAVGRPDDLKGQALVVFVTLKQGQKSDAETKANLAKHIEKEIGKFARPDEIRFADALPKTRSGKIMRRLLKEVAAGATEAKGDTSTLEDLSVLAKLRTSDEE, encoded by the coding sequence ATGACACACGCATCAGGCGGATCAGACGGAATCGAGTCACGGCTCAAGGAGGAGCGCAAGTTCGTACCGAGCGCCGAGTTTTGCGACCACGCCCGGGTGCGATCGCATGCCGAGTACCTGTCGCTCTACCAGCAGTCGCTCGAGTCGCCGGAAGAATTCTGGCGCGAGCAAACGTGCGATCTCGTGTTTCGCACGCCCCCCACGAGCTTCTTGGAGTGGAAGCTCCCCAAGGCAAAGTTCTTCGGCGGCGCGACCCTGAACATCACCGAGAGCTGTCTGGATCGGCACCTCACGACCGCCAACCGCACGCGCGCCGCCATCGTCTGGGAGGGTGAGCCCGGCGATACGCGCACGATCACGTACTTCGAGCTTCACCGCGAGGTGGTGCGCTTGGCCGCGGGCCTGGCCAGCCTCGGCGTCGGCGCGGGCGATCGTGTCGCCATCTACATGGGCATGGTCCCCGAGACCGCGGTGGCCATGCTGGCGTGCGCGCGCCTCGGCGCCACGCACTCGGTCATCTTCGGCGGCTTCAGCTCGGACGCCTTGCGCGATCGCATCAACGACTGCGGCGCCAAGCTGCTGCTCACGCAAGATGGCGCCTGGCGCCGCGGCTCCGTGGTGCCCCTGAAGAGCATGGCCGACACCGCGATCGCGCAGACGCCGTCGATCGAAAAGGTCGTCGTGCTTCGCCGCATCGGCGAGGGCCAAGCGCCGGTGACCCTCGAGGAAGGTCGCGACATTTGGTGGCACGATCTCATGGCCGAAGGCGCCGCCGGCATCACCGCCGAGCACCGCAAGCTCGCCGCGTCTCCCCCCGCGTTCGACGCCGAGCACCCGCTGTTCGTCCTCTACACCTCCGGCTCCACCGGAAAGCCCAAGGGCGTGCTCCACACCACCGCCGGCTACCTCGCGGGCGTGCACGTCACCTCCAAGTACGTCTTCGATCTGCGCGACGGCGATCTCTATTGGTGCACCGCCGACGTGGGTTGGGTCACGGGGCACAGCTACGCCGTCTACGGCCCGCTCTCGTGCGGCGCCTCGTGCTTCATGTACGAGGGCGCGCCGAACTTCCCCGATCCGGGTCGCTTCTGGCAGCTCATCGAGCGCCACGGCGTCACCATTCTCTACACGGCCCCCACCGCCATCCGCGCCTTCATCCGCTGGGGCGACGAGTGGCCGAACAAGCACAATCTCTCGTCCTTGCGCCTTTTGGGGAGCGTGGGTGAGCCCATCAACCCCGAGGCGTGGACCTGGTACCACCGCGTGGTCGGCGGCAACCGCTGCCCCATCGTGGACACCTGGTGGCAGACGGAGACCGGCAGCATCATGCTCACCACCTTGCCGGGCGCCTGCTACTCCAAGCCCGGGAGCACCGGCCTACCGTTCTTCGGCGTGGACATCGCGGTCGTCAAAGACCGCGGCGAGCCATGCGGCGCAAACGAGGGCGGAAAGCTCGTCATCCGCCGCCCGTGGCCCTCGATGGCGCGCACCCTCTACAACGACGACGAGCGTTACTTCTCGGCCTATTGGAAGCAGCTCGAGGGCGTCTACTTCACGGGCGATGGCGCCCGAAAGGACCAAGACGGCTATTTCTGGGTGGTCGGCCGCATCGACGATGTCCTCAATGTGGCGGGACACCGCATCGGCACCGCCGAGATCGAGAGCGCGCTGGTGAGCCATCCGCAGGTGGCCGAAGCCGCCGCCGTGGGCAGACCGGACGACCTCAAAGGGCAGGCTCTGGTGGTGTTCGTCACCCTCAAGCAAGGTCAGAAGTCGGACGCCGAAACCAAAGCCAACCTTGCGAAACACATCGAAAAGGAAATCGGCAAGTTCGCCCGCCCCGATGAAATCCGCTTCGCAGACGCCCTCCCGAAGACGCGCAGCGGCAAAATCATGCGGCGTCTTCTGAAAGAGGTCGCTGCAGGCGCCACGGAAGCCAAAGGCGACACCTCCACCCTCGAAGATCTGAGCGTGCTCGCCAAGCTCCGGACCTCCGACGAAGAATAA
- a CDS encoding immunity 49 family protein — translation MHVARQRAIERRHANALNATYEKTLRRLLERAETKPYALATLIADAVVRAGVLATVNETSPEIPKLIRVAAQSGTALFALARSGGEAIELPLGDIAKTVSGKPDDTQIHVARWLDTFWTAALGRDTVSIVRLLETSTDELRRSPTKGDEFHYHLVDALRAAAIDDTTSALEHLRHATRKTDAESLRILALDRVEEIEVPVLAALTRLLERDEAGFAAAIRMVLELHGRFWNEGERRDDLAGLVCVRAGALLVMAKERGIVPDITSDFVPALLLDF, via the coding sequence GTGCACGTTGCCAGACAACGGGCGATCGAGCGTCGTCACGCGAACGCCCTCAACGCGACCTACGAAAAGACATTGCGCCGGCTCCTGGAGCGGGCGGAGACCAAGCCGTACGCGCTGGCGACGCTCATCGCCGATGCGGTCGTCCGCGCGGGTGTGCTCGCGACGGTGAACGAGACCTCGCCCGAGATCCCCAAGTTGATTCGGGTCGCGGCCCAGTCGGGCACCGCGCTGTTTGCGCTGGCGCGAAGCGGGGGTGAGGCCATCGAGCTGCCGCTCGGCGACATCGCCAAGACCGTGAGCGGCAAGCCCGACGATACGCAAATCCACGTCGCGCGCTGGCTCGACACCTTTTGGACGGCCGCCCTGGGGCGCGACACGGTCTCGATCGTGCGCCTCCTCGAGACATCGACGGACGAGCTCCGGCGCTCCCCCACCAAGGGCGACGAGTTTCACTACCACCTCGTCGACGCCTTGCGCGCGGCCGCCATCGACGACACCACCTCGGCCCTCGAGCACCTGCGCCATGCCACGCGCAAGACCGACGCCGAGTCCCTCCGCATCCTGGCGCTGGACCGGGTCGAGGAAATCGAGGTCCCCGTGCTGGCGGCCCTCACCCGCCTCCTCGAGCGCGACGAAGCCGGCTTTGCCGCCGCCATCCGCATGGTGCTCGAGCTCCACGGCCGCTTCTGGAACGAGGGCGAGCGCCGCGACGATCTGGCCGGCCTGGTGTGCGTGCGCGCCGGCGCCCTGCTCGTAATGGCCAAAGAGCGCGGCATCGTCCCCGACATCACATCCGATTTCGTCCCCGCGCTGCTCCTGGATTTCTGA
- a CDS encoding TPM domain-containing protein: MNSPTRGGLLVRALFVFCTVLFALITGTAPAFAYKPPPLDGHVIDTAGKLTPEDIARLDKKLDTFHRSTGYAIVVFLTGSLEGENIDDYTYQTFASWKIGDKGQDNGVLLLIAPNERKIRIETGKGVGGELPDLRANDIIRNKIAPRLREEQFRQAVDDGTNGIMTALAGDDWQTNPRPRKPKVIRTTSGNPLWLIVPLAVPLLILVIIFGAIARAKRRGFGPGRHDDDDRWGGGGGWGGGGFYGGGGGFFGGGGGGGGGGDWGGGSGYSGGGGESGGGGSSDSY, from the coding sequence GTGAATTCGCCGACTCGTGGAGGTCTGCTGGTGCGCGCGCTGTTCGTCTTCTGCACCGTGTTGTTTGCGCTGATCACGGGGACGGCGCCCGCATTCGCATACAAGCCCCCTCCCCTCGACGGCCACGTGATCGACACGGCGGGCAAGCTCACACCCGAGGACATCGCCCGCCTCGACAAGAAGCTGGACACGTTCCACCGCAGCACCGGCTACGCCATCGTGGTCTTTCTGACGGGATCGCTCGAGGGCGAGAACATCGACGACTACACCTACCAAACCTTTGCCAGCTGGAAGATCGGCGACAAGGGCCAGGACAACGGCGTTCTTCTGCTCATCGCCCCGAACGAGCGCAAGATCCGCATCGAGACCGGCAAAGGCGTGGGCGGCGAGCTCCCCGATCTCCGCGCCAACGACATCATCCGCAACAAGATCGCGCCACGCCTGCGCGAGGAACAGTTCCGCCAAGCCGTCGACGACGGAACCAACGGCATCATGACCGCGCTCGCAGGCGACGACTGGCAAACCAACCCGCGCCCGCGCAAGCCCAAGGTCATTCGGACAACATCGGGCAATCCGCTCTGGTTGATCGTCCCTCTGGCGGTCCCTCTTCTCATCCTGGTCATCATTTTCGGCGCCATTGCACGCGCCAAGCGCCGCGGCTTCGGCCCCGGGCGCCATGACGACGATGACCGCTGGGGCGGCGGAGGCGGCTGGGGTGGCGGCGGATTCTACGGTGGAGGAGGCGGGTTCTTCGGTGGCGGCGGCGGTGGCGGGGGAGGCGGCGATTGGGGCGGAGGCAGCGGATATTCGGGGGGCGGCGGCGAATCCGGTGGCGGCGGCTCCAGCGATAGCTATTGA
- a CDS encoding DUF4091 domain-containing protein yields MLDVPATDLRANGWIAARYGITRWFYWESTFWLDNNRGGRGGPHGFDPFVIAETFHNTRGDHANGDGILLYPGTQIVPGMHDEGVPILLPSIRLKNLRRGAQDAAYFQLARAIDPATAEAIADDLVPDVLSSAGRHPSWPERGIPWLTARKQLLDILDHHYTPRKPRRTSLLGCTKCAQSEIRDTSPPLFALTGMAAILALLAVRRRLR; encoded by the coding sequence ATGCTCGACGTCCCGGCCACCGATCTCCGCGCCAACGGCTGGATCGCCGCCCGCTACGGCATCACCCGCTGGTTCTATTGGGAATCGACCTTCTGGCTCGACAACAACCGCGGCGGCCGCGGCGGCCCCCATGGCTTCGATCCCTTCGTCATCGCCGAGACGTTCCACAACACGCGCGGCGACCACGCCAACGGCGACGGCATCCTCCTATACCCCGGCACCCAAATCGTCCCCGGCATGCACGACGAGGGCGTCCCCATCCTCCTCCCCTCCATTCGCCTCAAAAACCTCCGGCGCGGCGCGCAAGACGCGGCGTACTTCCAGCTGGCCCGCGCCATCGACCCTGCCACCGCCGAAGCCATCGCCGACGACCTCGTCCCCGACGTCCTCTCCTCCGCCGGCCGCCATCCCTCCTGGCCCGAGCGCGGGATACCCTGGCTCACCGCCCGCAAACAACTCCTCGACATCCTCGACCACCACTACACCCCTCGCAAACCCCGCCGCACCTCCCTCCTCGGCTGCACCAAATGCGCTCAGTCCGAAATCCGGGATACCTCGCCACCCCTATTTGCGCTCACCGGGATGGCCGCCATCCTTGCATTGCTGGCCGTCCGCCGTCGTCTTCGTTGA
- a CDS encoding Hsp20/alpha crystallin family protein produces the protein MFDYESFRRFDRVLDDVMGASFGTATHRRAFSPSIDVFSDAERVLFVCDLPGVKREDLELTVEGRTLTIRGARKFAEPGQNKGDGKAGQVLLGRSYGSFNRAFTLPEDLDVSRLTAELVEGVLTIRIPRLEASKPRRIAISTQPALAESAPSPAPNVPNLNEGK, from the coding sequence ATGTTCGACTATGAATCGTTCCGCCGTTTCGATCGCGTTCTCGATGATGTGATGGGTGCGAGCTTCGGCACCGCCACCCACCGCCGCGCCTTCTCTCCGAGCATCGACGTGTTCTCGGACGCCGAGCGCGTGCTCTTCGTGTGCGATCTGCCGGGCGTGAAGCGCGAAGATCTGGAGCTCACCGTCGAGGGAAGGACGCTCACCATCCGCGGCGCGCGCAAGTTCGCGGAGCCGGGACAAAACAAGGGCGACGGCAAGGCTGGCCAGGTTTTGCTCGGCCGAAGCTATGGCTCGTTCAATCGCGCGTTTACGCTTCCCGAGGATCTCGACGTGTCCCGGTTGACGGCCGAGCTGGTGGAGGGGGTTCTGACGATTCGGATCCCCAGGCTCGAGGCGTCGAAGCCGCGGCGCATCGCGATCAGCACCCAGCCTGCGCTCGCGGAGTCAGCCCCGAGCCCCGCGCCGAACGTCCCGAACCTGAATGAGGGGAAGTAG
- a CDS encoding LemA family protein, producing the protein MKRPGHPSPFSFPFSFSAFSAFAALAFVFLGSQMLMGCQKYDELIEKDQVAEQRWADIDAQLQRRADLVPNLVSTVKASAAHETETLQKVAEARASATSIKLTTEDLSDPAKVAAFEKAQSELKGSLSRLLMVAEKYPDLKANAAFHDLQVQLEGTENRILRAREQYNQAVREYNSELGKIHGQAVNRVTGKAFKPRVYFQATPESQAVPKVSF; encoded by the coding sequence ATGAAACGACCCGGTCACCCCTCGCCGTTTTCTTTTCCTTTCTCGTTCTCCGCGTTCTCCGCGTTCGCGGCCCTCGCGTTCGTCTTTCTGGGCTCCCAGATGCTCATGGGCTGCCAGAAGTACGACGAATTGATCGAGAAGGACCAAGTGGCCGAGCAGCGCTGGGCGGATATCGACGCGCAGCTCCAGCGCCGAGCCGATCTGGTCCCCAACCTCGTGAGCACGGTGAAAGCATCCGCCGCGCACGAGACCGAAACGTTGCAGAAGGTCGCCGAAGCACGCGCATCGGCCACGAGCATCAAGCTCACCACCGAAGATCTCTCGGACCCGGCCAAGGTGGCCGCCTTCGAGAAAGCGCAGTCCGAGTTGAAGGGATCGCTCTCGCGCCTCTTGATGGTCGCCGAAAAGTACCCCGACCTCAAGGCAAACGCGGCCTTCCACGATTTGCAGGTTCAGCTCGAAGGCACGGAAAACCGCATTCTGCGCGCGCGTGAGCAGTACAATCAGGCCGTGCGCGAGTACAACAGCGAGCTCGGAAAGATCCACGGGCAAGCGGTCAACCGCGTCACCGGAAAGGCCTTCAAGCCGCGCGTCTACTTCCAGGCGACCCCGGAGTCGCAAGCCGTGCCCAAGGTCTCTTTCTGA